From a single Rhodococcus qingshengii JCM 15477 genomic region:
- the aspS gene encoding aspartate--tRNA ligase, with product MLRTHLAGSLRPEQAEQTVTLTGWVARRRDHGGVIFIDLRDASGVAQVVFRAGDVAEQAHRLRAEYCVRVTGTVEVRPEGNQNFEIPTGAIEVNATELEVLNESAPLPFQLDDQVGEEARLKYRYLDLRREGPGSAIRLRSKVSAAARGVLAHHEFVEVETPTLTRSTPEGARDFLVPSRLQPGSFYALPQSPQLFKQLLMVGGIERYYQIARCYRDEDFRADRQPEFTQLDIEMAFVNQDDIILLAEEILTALWKLVGHEIKTPIDRMTYTEAMRRYGSDKPDLRFDIELVECMDFFKDTTFRVFQAEYVGAVVMPGGASQPRKQLDAWQEWAKQRGAKGLAYVLVGEDGTLGGPVAKNLTDAEREGLAAHVGAQPGDCVFFAAGATKPMRALLGAARGEIARKKDLIDPDAWAFVWIVDAPMFEPTADATASGDVALGHSAWTAVHHAFTSPKPEFFDTFDTDPDSALAYAYDIVCNGNEIGGGSIRIHRKDIQERVFKVMGISEDEAQEQFGFLLDAFAFGAPPHGGIAFGWDRITALLAGMDSIREVIAFPKSGGGVDPLTDAPAPISAQQRKESGIDAKPEKKSEDKKSEGDTGEAK from the coding sequence GTGCTGCGCACACATCTCGCCGGTTCATTGCGACCCGAGCAGGCAGAGCAGACCGTAACGCTCACCGGTTGGGTAGCCAGGCGTCGTGATCACGGCGGAGTGATCTTCATCGATCTCCGTGATGCATCCGGAGTTGCGCAGGTAGTTTTCCGGGCAGGTGACGTGGCCGAGCAGGCGCACCGTCTGCGCGCGGAATACTGCGTTCGCGTGACCGGAACGGTCGAGGTTCGCCCCGAGGGCAACCAGAACTTCGAGATCCCCACCGGAGCAATCGAGGTCAACGCCACTGAACTCGAGGTTCTCAACGAAAGCGCACCGCTGCCGTTCCAGCTCGACGATCAGGTTGGCGAAGAAGCGCGCCTCAAGTACCGATACCTCGACCTGCGCCGTGAGGGCCCCGGCTCCGCAATTCGCTTGCGCTCCAAGGTAAGTGCTGCAGCGCGCGGCGTTCTCGCGCATCACGAGTTCGTCGAGGTCGAAACTCCGACGCTCACGCGCTCGACGCCCGAGGGTGCCCGTGACTTCCTGGTGCCGTCGCGCCTTCAGCCCGGTAGCTTCTACGCACTGCCGCAGAGCCCGCAGCTGTTCAAGCAGCTCCTCATGGTCGGCGGCATCGAGCGCTACTATCAGATCGCACGTTGCTACCGCGACGAGGATTTCCGCGCCGATCGCCAGCCCGAGTTCACTCAGCTCGACATCGAGATGGCTTTCGTCAACCAGGACGACATCATCCTGCTCGCCGAGGAAATCCTCACGGCGCTCTGGAAGCTCGTCGGCCACGAGATCAAGACGCCGATCGACCGCATGACCTACACCGAGGCAATGCGTCGTTACGGCAGCGACAAGCCGGACCTGCGTTTCGACATCGAACTCGTCGAGTGCATGGACTTCTTCAAGGACACGACGTTCCGCGTGTTCCAGGCGGAGTACGTCGGCGCCGTTGTGATGCCCGGCGGTGCAAGCCAGCCGCGCAAGCAACTCGACGCCTGGCAGGAATGGGCCAAGCAGCGTGGGGCCAAGGGTCTGGCGTACGTGTTGGTCGGTGAAGACGGCACTCTCGGTGGACCTGTTGCCAAGAACCTGACCGACGCCGAGCGTGAGGGCCTGGCCGCCCACGTCGGAGCTCAGCCGGGAGACTGCGTCTTCTTCGCAGCTGGTGCAACGAAGCCGATGCGCGCCCTCCTCGGCGCTGCCCGTGGTGAGATCGCCCGCAAGAAGGACCTCATCGATCCTGACGCGTGGGCCTTCGTGTGGATCGTCGACGCTCCGATGTTCGAGCCGACCGCCGACGCCACTGCATCCGGTGACGTCGCTCTCGGCCACTCCGCGTGGACCGCCGTGCACCACGCGTTCACGTCGCCGAAGCCGGAGTTCTTCGACACGTTCGACACCGATCCGGATTCCGCTCTCGCCTACGCGTACGACATCGTCTGCAACGGCAACGAGATCGGCGGCGGCAGTATTCGTATCCACCGCAAGGACATTCAGGAACGAGTGTTCAAGGTGATGGGTATCTCCGAGGACGAGGCGCAGGAGCAGTTCGGCTTCCTCCTCGACGCCTTCGCCTTCGGTGCGCCGCCGCACGGCGGAATCGCATTCGGCTGGGACCGCATCACCGCGCTCCTCGCCGGCATGGATTCCATCCGTGAGGTCATCGCGTTCCCGAAGTCCGGCGGCGGCGTCGACCCGCTGACGGATGCTCCGGCACCGATCTCGGCTCAGCAGCGCAAGGAATCGGGCATCGACGCGAAGCCCGAGAAAAAGTCAGAGGACAAGAAGTCCGAAGGCGACACCGGCGAAGCCAAGTAG
- a CDS encoding kinase: protein MTALLADPVSEVVAAAEQLLTRRTGAPVTLVDPVDLGGSGRTVVLRVRVAENPFSLPRTLVIKQVRDNFQGATKTAIALPAASEGDFDVETAFLREAVSYQFANALAKDARPGAELLASDLDARLLILSDLGDATAISVRLEDSDPDTVTYTLMAMAQAMGRMHAATVGREDDFTALLRRAEVAHCSDEVADQVGRAVAGVPAMLVESLGIDVSSDILEQVQHAQTLFSGGRFRAFSPSDLCPDNIIVNDDGVQFLDYEWGGYRDALLDITYALVSFPGCLCNIDLTEERASAMVDAWRAEVVGMWPALADEAELGRRIVEAQLIWVWLSTYLYLPEDHSRIAAVREHYLSIPRADALVGRWARLARSAQLAGNAAVEAHARDVVAALRTEFS, encoded by the coding sequence ATGACCGCATTACTGGCAGACCCCGTTTCCGAAGTCGTCGCAGCTGCTGAGCAGTTGCTGACACGCCGCACAGGGGCACCCGTAACCCTGGTGGATCCCGTAGATCTCGGGGGGAGTGGCCGCACCGTCGTGCTGCGCGTTCGCGTCGCCGAGAACCCGTTCTCCCTGCCCCGAACTTTGGTGATCAAGCAGGTCCGCGACAACTTCCAGGGAGCTACCAAAACAGCGATTGCGCTCCCGGCCGCGTCCGAAGGTGACTTCGACGTCGAGACCGCATTCCTTCGTGAAGCGGTGTCGTATCAGTTCGCCAACGCGCTTGCCAAGGACGCACGCCCCGGCGCCGAACTGTTGGCGTCCGACCTCGATGCTCGCCTCCTGATCCTGAGTGATCTCGGCGACGCCACCGCAATCAGCGTCCGACTCGAAGACTCCGACCCGGACACCGTCACTTACACGTTGATGGCCATGGCTCAGGCAATGGGACGCATGCACGCCGCGACCGTCGGCCGGGAGGACGACTTCACCGCACTGCTGCGTCGAGCCGAGGTTGCCCATTGCTCCGATGAAGTTGCGGATCAGGTGGGACGTGCCGTGGCCGGTGTTCCCGCGATGCTGGTGGAAAGTCTCGGCATCGATGTGAGTTCGGACATTCTCGAGCAGGTTCAGCATGCGCAGACACTGTTCAGCGGTGGCCGGTTCCGTGCCTTCAGTCCGTCGGACCTGTGCCCCGACAACATCATCGTCAACGACGACGGCGTGCAGTTCCTCGACTACGAGTGGGGTGGCTACCGCGATGCCCTCCTCGACATCACCTACGCGTTGGTGTCTTTCCCCGGTTGCCTGTGCAACATCGACCTGACCGAAGAGCGGGCGTCGGCGATGGTCGATGCCTGGCGGGCCGAGGTAGTGGGGATGTGGCCCGCCCTGGCCGACGAGGCCGAATTGGGCCGCCGGATTGTCGAGGCCCAACTCATCTGGGTCTGGCTCAGTACCTATCTGTACCTGCCCGAGGATCATTCGCGTATCGCCGCCGTCCGCGAACATTATCTCTCGATTCCACGCGCCGACGCACTGGTCGGACGCTGGGCCAGGCTCGCACGCTCGGCTCAGCTCGCCGGCAACGCCGCCGTCGAGGCACACGCCCGCGACGTCGTGGCGGCGCTGCGGACCGAGTTCAGCTGA
- the ypfJ gene encoding KPN_02809 family neutral zinc metallopeptidase, with protein MTFNEGARGEAGRVQVQGGGGGGGRGGKIAIGGGAGGIIVLILALLFGGDPGSLLGTSTETSSSSTGLSSVDECTGAQANADVNCRVTLTVGSLDDVWEQQLVKQTGTAYVRPEVILFSGSVNTGCGQASSDVGPFYCPADQTAYFDTSFFQLLVDRFGSSAGPLAQEYVVAHEFGHHIQNQLGDIGRAQADPQGEQSGAVRTELQADCYAGVWAHFADTIPDQATGQPFLKPLSKDDIRDALSAASSVGDDRIQKSTTGRVNPEGWTHGSSAQRQAWFMTGYQTGQISSCDTYSARDLNNPPDLKR; from the coding sequence ATGACCTTCAACGAGGGGGCCCGCGGCGAAGCGGGACGCGTTCAGGTTCAAGGCGGCGGGGGTGGCGGTGGCCGCGGCGGCAAAATCGCGATCGGCGGTGGCGCGGGCGGCATTATCGTTCTGATCCTGGCGCTGTTGTTCGGCGGTGACCCCGGCTCACTCCTGGGTACGTCTACCGAGACTTCGAGTTCGTCGACCGGACTGTCGTCGGTCGACGAGTGCACCGGTGCTCAGGCAAACGCCGATGTGAACTGCCGCGTCACACTGACCGTCGGAAGCCTCGACGACGTTTGGGAACAGCAGTTGGTCAAGCAGACCGGCACGGCGTACGTGCGACCCGAAGTCATTCTGTTCAGCGGTTCGGTCAACACCGGTTGCGGCCAGGCGTCTAGTGACGTCGGCCCGTTCTACTGCCCGGCCGACCAGACTGCGTACTTCGACACGAGTTTCTTCCAACTACTCGTCGACCGTTTCGGTTCCAGCGCCGGACCGCTCGCACAGGAGTACGTGGTCGCGCACGAGTTCGGACATCACATCCAGAATCAGCTCGGCGACATCGGCCGCGCGCAGGCCGACCCGCAGGGTGAGCAGTCGGGTGCGGTTCGCACCGAACTCCAGGCCGATTGCTACGCAGGCGTCTGGGCACATTTTGCGGACACGATTCCCGATCAGGCGACCGGTCAACCGTTCCTGAAGCCCTTGTCAAAAGACGACATTCGCGACGCGTTGTCCGCCGCCTCGTCGGTGGGCGACGACCGTATCCAGAAGTCCACGACCGGTCGGGTCAACCCTGAAGGTTGGACACACGGCTCCTCCGCACAGCGTCAGGCGTGGTTCATGACCGGATACCAGACCGGCCAGATTTCGTCGTGTGACACGTACTC
- the ruvX gene encoding Holliday junction resolvase RuvX codes for MVATQQGPDRPGIDDPGRGRRIAIDVGSVRIGVASSDPDGILATPVETVPRSKERGPDAPDIRRIIAIVSEYEAVEVIVGLPQTLRGEQGKAAGIATAFAKRLQRAVEPIPVRLSDERLTTVTAARNLRESGVKARGQRPMIDQAAAVEILQGWLDERSRAVKPGESSKDAALEGDL; via the coding sequence GTGGTGGCTACGCAGCAGGGTCCCGATCGCCCCGGCATCGACGACCCTGGTCGCGGGCGGCGCATCGCCATCGACGTGGGCAGTGTTCGCATCGGCGTCGCGTCCAGCGACCCCGACGGCATCCTCGCGACACCGGTGGAAACGGTTCCACGCTCGAAGGAGCGTGGGCCCGACGCGCCGGATATCCGGCGCATTATCGCCATCGTGTCCGAATACGAGGCGGTTGAGGTTATCGTCGGACTGCCACAGACGCTGCGCGGTGAGCAAGGTAAAGCCGCCGGTATCGCGACTGCATTCGCCAAACGACTGCAGCGGGCCGTCGAACCGATCCCGGTGAGACTGTCCGACGAACGACTGACGACCGTCACGGCTGCGCGCAATCTCCGCGAAAGTGGAGTCAAGGCACGCGGCCAGCGACCGATGATCGATCAGGCTGCGGCGGTGGAAATCCTGCAAGGCTGGCTGGACGAGCGGAGTAGAGCTGTGAAACCAGGGGAGTCGTCGAAGGACGCTGCACTGGAGGGCGATCTGTGA
- the alaS gene encoding alanine--tRNA ligase, with the protein MQTHEIRRRFLDHFVKAGHTEVPSASLILDDPNLLFVNAGMVPFVPFFLGQQTPSYSRATSVQKCVRTLDIEEVGITTRHNTFFQMAGNFSFGDYFKKEAISHAWQLLTGSVEDGGYGIDPTRLWATVYLDDDEAFSIWRDEVGVPEERIQRRGMKDNYWSMGIPGPCGPCSEIFYDRGAEYGVEGGPEADEDRYIEIWNLVFMQNERGEGTNKGDYPILGPLPKKNIDTGMGVERVAFLLQGVENVYETDLLRPVIDKAAELTGSVYGTDHTSDVRFRVIADHARTAAMLIADGVNPGNYGRGYVLRRLLRRIVRSAKLLGSEQPTMREFMVVVRDTMAPSYPVLETDFTRIENVAVGEETAFLKTLASGSALFENAAETVKSSGKSVIAGDQAFALHDTYGFPIDLTLEMASEAGLTVDEDGFRALMAEQRKRAKDDAQARKHAHADLTVYKELLDRGATEFTGFDELVSEAHVLALIVDGVRVPVANAGQDVEVILDRSPLYAESGGQIADIGSLTAPGLEAKVNDVQKIAKKVWTHKVTVQKGEITEGDVVLAHVDAEWRKGATQGHSGTHMVHAALRQVLGPNAVQAGSLNKPGYLRFDFSWQGALSDSQKQDIEALTNEAVASNYAVNTFVTDLDKAKAMGAMALFGENYGDEVRVVEIGGPFSMELCGGTHVGSSAQIGQVTLLGEQSVGSGIRRVEAYVGLDSYRYLAKERALLAGLSSSLKVPSEEVPARVEALVERLKVAEKELEQTKAKAVLASAGEYVAKAKRIGSVLVIAEPAPAGVGGNDLRSLVTDIKGRLGSEPAVVALLGDVDGKVPFVVASSKAAQGLGVKAGELVASFGPKIGGRGGGKPDMAQGSGSDSAGIPAALDAIRDRVGELAGGS; encoded by the coding sequence GTGCAAACCCACGAGATCCGCAGGCGATTCCTCGACCACTTCGTCAAGGCCGGCCACACCGAGGTGCCCAGCGCCTCGCTGATTCTCGACGACCCGAACCTTCTGTTCGTCAACGCGGGCATGGTTCCGTTCGTGCCGTTCTTCCTCGGGCAGCAGACGCCGTCCTACTCACGGGCGACGTCCGTGCAGAAGTGCGTCCGCACCCTGGACATCGAAGAGGTCGGCATCACCACCCGCCACAACACCTTCTTCCAGATGGCGGGCAACTTCTCCTTCGGTGACTACTTCAAGAAGGAAGCCATCTCCCACGCCTGGCAGTTGCTGACAGGTTCGGTCGAGGACGGCGGATACGGCATCGATCCCACGCGCCTGTGGGCCACCGTCTACCTCGACGACGACGAAGCGTTCTCGATCTGGCGCGACGAGGTAGGAGTGCCCGAAGAGCGCATCCAGCGCCGCGGCATGAAGGACAACTACTGGTCCATGGGCATTCCCGGGCCGTGCGGCCCCTGCTCGGAGATCTTCTACGACCGCGGCGCCGAATACGGCGTCGAGGGTGGCCCCGAAGCCGACGAGGATCGCTACATCGAGATCTGGAACCTCGTGTTCATGCAGAACGAGCGCGGCGAGGGCACCAACAAGGGCGACTACCCGATCCTCGGACCGTTGCCGAAGAAGAACATCGACACCGGCATGGGCGTCGAGCGCGTTGCGTTCCTCCTGCAGGGCGTCGAAAACGTCTACGAGACAGATCTTCTCCGCCCCGTCATCGACAAGGCCGCCGAACTGACCGGCAGTGTCTACGGGACCGACCACACTTCAGACGTCCGTTTCCGCGTCATCGCCGACCACGCACGCACCGCAGCGATGTTGATCGCCGACGGTGTGAACCCCGGCAACTACGGCCGCGGCTACGTCCTGCGCCGGTTGCTGCGTCGCATCGTGCGTTCGGCCAAACTGCTCGGCAGCGAGCAGCCCACCATGCGCGAGTTCATGGTCGTCGTCCGCGACACGATGGCGCCGTCGTACCCGGTTTTGGAAACCGACTTCACGCGCATCGAGAACGTCGCCGTCGGCGAGGAGACCGCGTTCCTCAAGACGCTGGCTTCGGGTTCTGCTCTGTTCGAGAATGCTGCCGAGACGGTCAAGTCGTCCGGAAAGTCGGTCATCGCCGGCGATCAGGCATTTGCACTGCACGACACCTACGGCTTCCCGATCGATCTCACGCTCGAGATGGCGTCCGAGGCCGGTCTCACCGTGGACGAGGACGGCTTCCGCGCGCTCATGGCCGAGCAGCGCAAGCGCGCCAAGGACGACGCTCAAGCGCGCAAGCACGCCCATGCCGACCTCACGGTCTACAAGGAACTGCTCGACCGAGGTGCCACCGAGTTCACCGGTTTCGACGAGCTGGTCTCCGAGGCTCACGTCCTCGCACTGATCGTCGACGGCGTCCGTGTCCCGGTCGCGAACGCCGGTCAGGACGTCGAGGTCATCCTCGACCGAAGCCCGCTCTACGCAGAGTCCGGTGGACAGATCGCCGACATCGGTTCGCTCACCGCTCCGGGTCTCGAAGCCAAGGTCAACGACGTACAGAAGATCGCCAAGAAGGTCTGGACGCACAAGGTGACGGTGCAGAAGGGCGAGATCACCGAGGGCGACGTCGTGCTCGCGCACGTCGACGCCGAGTGGCGCAAGGGTGCAACCCAGGGGCACTCCGGTACCCACATGGTGCACGCGGCGCTGCGTCAGGTGCTCGGCCCCAACGCGGTGCAGGCGGGCTCGCTCAACAAGCCGGGTTACCTCCGCTTCGACTTCTCGTGGCAGGGCGCGCTGTCCGACTCCCAGAAGCAGGACATCGAGGCACTCACCAACGAAGCCGTGGCGTCGAACTACGCGGTCAACACATTTGTCACGGATCTCGACAAGGCCAAGGCGATGGGTGCGATGGCACTCTTCGGTGAAAACTACGGCGACGAGGTTCGTGTCGTCGAAATCGGCGGCCCGTTCTCGATGGAACTGTGCGGTGGCACTCACGTCGGAAGCTCCGCACAGATCGGTCAGGTAACGCTGCTCGGTGAGCAGTCGGTCGGCTCCGGAATCCGACGCGTCGAGGCGTACGTCGGTTTGGACTCCTACCGCTACCTCGCCAAGGAACGCGCGCTCCTGGCCGGACTCTCCTCCTCGCTGAAGGTTCCTTCGGAAGAGGTGCCCGCCCGCGTCGAGGCGCTCGTCGAGCGACTCAAGGTGGCCGAGAAGGAACTCGAGCAGACCAAGGCCAAGGCTGTGCTGGCGTCGGCAGGCGAGTACGTCGCCAAGGCCAAGCGCATCGGCAGTGTCCTCGTCATCGCCGAGCCTGCTCCCGCCGGAGTCGGCGGAAACGACCTGCGCAGCCTCGTCACGGACATCAAGGGTCGCCTCGGCTCCGAACCTGCCGTCGTAGCTCTGCTCGGTGATGTCGACGGCAAGGTTCCGTTCGTGGTCGCCTCGAGCAAGGCAGCTCAAGGTCTCGGTGTGAAGGCCGGTGAGCTGGTCGCGTCGTTCGGTCCCAAGATCGGTGGCCGCGGCGGCGGAAAGCCCGACATGGCCCAGGGTTCGGGTTCGGACTCCGCAGGAATCCCGGCGGCGCTCGATGCGATCCGGGACAGAGTCGGAGAGCTGGCGGGCGGCAGCTGA
- a CDS encoding replication-associated recombination protein A: MSDWQAEDSVGAKDGVVAEDGLFEATPEESAIVDEPDVVSVAERALSSVPSGAPLAVRMRPLTLGEVVGQQHLLGPGAPLRRMVEGSGAASVLLYGPPGTGKTTLASLISGATGRRFEALSALSAGVKEVRGVIELARRRLLNGEQTVLFIDEVHRFSKTQQDALLAAVENRIVLLVGATTENPSFSVVSALLSRSLVLQLQSLTAADVQELLERAVADERGFGGAITIDDDAMEHLVRLAAGDARRALTALEAAAGAALDTAGDASGPVVLDLATVEASVDKAAVRYDRAGDQHYDVISAFIKSIRGSDVDAALHYLARMLTAGEDPRFIARRLVVHASEDIGMADPMALQTATAAAQAVQLIGMPEARLALAQATIHLATAPKSGAVIAALGAAMADVAAGKSGLVPPHLRDGHYKGAEQLGNAVGYKYPHDTRDGVLRQQYPPDDLVGVDYYQPTAHGNEREIADRVSKLRRIVRG, encoded by the coding sequence GTGAGCGATTGGCAAGCGGAAGACAGTGTGGGGGCGAAAGACGGCGTGGTGGCGGAAGACGGCCTGTTCGAGGCAACTCCGGAGGAATCCGCGATCGTCGACGAACCAGATGTCGTGTCTGTAGCCGAGCGCGCCCTGTCCTCGGTGCCGTCCGGTGCTCCTCTGGCTGTCCGCATGCGTCCGCTCACTCTTGGTGAAGTTGTCGGCCAACAGCACTTACTCGGGCCCGGCGCGCCACTCCGCAGAATGGTCGAGGGGTCCGGCGCCGCATCGGTACTTCTGTACGGACCTCCCGGCACCGGCAAGACCACGCTCGCATCGTTGATCTCGGGTGCTACCGGCCGCCGGTTCGAGGCTCTGTCGGCTCTGTCCGCCGGAGTCAAAGAAGTCCGCGGTGTCATCGAACTCGCGCGCCGCCGCCTGCTGAACGGCGAACAAACCGTCTTGTTCATCGACGAAGTTCATCGCTTCTCCAAGACCCAGCAGGACGCCTTGCTCGCCGCGGTCGAGAACCGCATCGTGCTCTTGGTCGGCGCGACCACCGAGAACCCGTCGTTCTCGGTCGTCTCCGCTCTGTTGTCGCGCTCGTTGGTCCTGCAACTGCAATCGCTCACCGCTGCGGATGTCCAGGAACTGCTCGAGCGCGCTGTCGCCGACGAACGCGGGTTCGGCGGAGCGATCACGATCGACGACGACGCGATGGAACACCTCGTTCGTCTGGCGGCCGGCGACGCCCGCCGAGCCCTGACGGCACTCGAGGCTGCCGCCGGAGCTGCACTGGACACGGCCGGTGACGCTTCGGGCCCGGTGGTGCTCGACCTCGCGACCGTCGAGGCCAGTGTCGACAAGGCCGCGGTTCGGTACGACCGTGCCGGAGATCAGCACTACGACGTCATCAGTGCATTCATCAAGAGCATTCGTGGATCAGACGTCGACGCCGCCCTGCACTACCTCGCACGGATGCTGACCGCGGGCGAAGACCCTCGCTTCATCGCACGGCGTCTGGTGGTTCACGCCAGCGAAGACATCGGCATGGCTGATCCGATGGCGCTGCAGACTGCCACCGCCGCGGCGCAGGCAGTGCAGCTGATCGGTATGCCGGAGGCTCGTCTGGCGCTGGCACAGGCCACCATTCATCTGGCGACGGCTCCCAAATCGGGTGCGGTCATCGCCGCACTCGGCGCGGCCATGGCCGACGTGGCCGCCGGAAAATCCGGACTGGTACCGCCGCACCTGCGTGACGGGCACTACAAGGGCGCCGAGCAATTGGGCAACGCAGTCGGATACAAGTACCCGCACGACACACGTGATGGTGTTCTGCGGCAACAGTATCCACCGGACGATCTGGTGGGTGTCGACTATTACCAGCCCACCGCGCACGGCAACGAGCGGGAGATCGCCGATCGGGTGAGCAAACTTCGCCGAATAGTTCGTGGCTGA
- a CDS encoding DUF389 domain-containing protein: MLHLRVICPTERTEQVLGALASQRGATHIVVMRDVAVHPAGDMVEADVAREAANDVVDALNELGVAEDGGMTLVPVETVLSAAARKAERDVPGDPADSVVWEELLSRTREESTLNGLFVAFLTIACLLAAIGVVTDSQITIVGAMVVGPEFGPLAALAVALVRRDRRLRRRSILALAVGFPIAMGVTLAATFVVKFFGWMDVVSLESLHEVDFVYKVGPISFVVALLAGAAGMLALVSSKSAALVGVFISVTTVPAAGFAVVAAANGEWRIAGLSSLQLAVNLLGIVTACVLVLWLRTRADEEFEAALKGISRFVDEDKTP; the protein is encoded by the coding sequence ATGCTGCATTTGCGGGTGATCTGCCCGACCGAGCGCACCGAGCAAGTTCTCGGTGCGCTCGCGTCGCAGCGGGGCGCGACACACATCGTCGTGATGCGCGACGTCGCGGTTCATCCTGCCGGCGACATGGTGGAGGCCGACGTCGCCCGTGAGGCGGCAAACGACGTCGTCGATGCCCTGAACGAACTCGGCGTCGCCGAGGACGGCGGAATGACGCTCGTACCGGTCGAGACGGTGTTGTCGGCGGCGGCGCGCAAAGCCGAGCGTGACGTGCCTGGTGATCCCGCGGATTCCGTCGTGTGGGAGGAATTGCTGTCCCGCACTCGCGAAGAGTCGACTCTCAACGGATTGTTCGTCGCGTTCCTGACCATTGCGTGTCTGCTGGCCGCGATCGGCGTCGTGACCGACTCTCAGATCACGATCGTCGGCGCCATGGTCGTCGGTCCGGAGTTCGGTCCGCTGGCTGCTTTGGCAGTCGCACTCGTACGGCGGGATCGACGGTTGCGTCGGCGTTCGATTCTCGCGCTTGCCGTCGGATTCCCCATCGCGATGGGCGTGACGCTTGCCGCAACGTTCGTGGTGAAGTTCTTCGGATGGATGGACGTCGTCAGTCTCGAGTCACTCCACGAGGTCGATTTCGTATACAAGGTCGGGCCCATTTCGTTTGTCGTCGCGCTTCTTGCCGGTGCGGCTGGGATGCTGGCACTCGTCTCGTCGAAGTCCGCTGCCTTGGTCGGGGTGTTCATCTCTGTCACCACGGTTCCTGCCGCCGGTTTCGCGGTGGTTGCGGCAGCAAACGGAGAATGGCGGATCGCCGGGTTGTCGTCTCTGCAACTGGCTGTCAACCTGCTCGGGATCGTCACTGCCTGCGTGCTTGTTCTCTGGCTCAGAACCCGGGCCGACGAGGAATTCGAAGCAGCGTTGAAAGGCATTTCTCGATTTGTCGACGAGGACAAAACTCCATGA
- a CDS encoding nuclear transport factor 2 family protein has protein sequence MSTSEIATVLAWHDALNSQDVDTLLQLSSDDIEVGGPKGASQGLAALREWATNAGITLVPGKMYVHHGVVVVEQTATWAAEPDKSATLASAFRVVADQVTSTFRHPDLATALAATDLSENDLVSDN, from the coding sequence ATGAGCACCTCCGAGATCGCCACCGTCCTCGCGTGGCACGATGCACTCAACTCCCAAGACGTCGACACTCTGCTGCAGTTGTCGAGTGACGACATCGAGGTAGGCGGCCCCAAGGGCGCGAGCCAGGGACTCGCTGCCCTGCGCGAGTGGGCCACCAACGCCGGCATCACGCTCGTCCCCGGAAAGATGTACGTCCACCACGGCGTGGTCGTCGTCGAACAGACCGCAACGTGGGCGGCCGAACCGGACAAGTCCGCGACCCTGGCCTCTGCTTTCCGAGTCGTGGCCGACCAGGTGACGTCGACGTTCCGGCATCCCGATCTGGCGACGGCGCTCGCGGCGACGGACCTGTCCGAGAACGATCTGGTCTCCGACAACTGA